One Streptomyces sp. SAI-135 DNA segment encodes these proteins:
- a CDS encoding ADP-ribosylglycohydrolase family protein, which translates to MTSIARVSSAPAPQNAAGLRERARGALLGLAVGDALGAPAENMKPSQIRARWGRIEGYVEDEPAGTDDTEYAIFSGLLLARHGSALTPSHVETAWHEWIADRDEGPFRGAGFSERGTLENLRRGLAAPISAQHRHAWSDGLAMRAAPFGVFAAGRPAEAARLVAVDGSVSHDGEGIYGGQAVAAGVAAAMAGAPTIAVVASALAVIPDDSWTARSLRRAVAVAHRGERAVRSSVVIGGYPWTDLAPEAVALAFGAYAAADGDFREAVLTAVNMGRDADTTAAVAGALAGATRGASAIPAEWAAAIGPAKGSCLPSMAGHHVLDVAELLVTAEDDKWATTGLPHHWPPPDPATFTLSPATDPEPAR; encoded by the coding sequence ATGACATCGATCGCCCGCGTTTCCTCGGCCCCGGCACCCCAGAACGCCGCCGGACTCCGCGAGCGGGCCCGCGGCGCCCTGCTGGGGCTGGCGGTCGGGGACGCCCTCGGAGCCCCCGCCGAGAACATGAAGCCGTCGCAGATCCGCGCCCGCTGGGGCCGTATCGAGGGATACGTGGAGGACGAACCGGCCGGCACGGACGACACGGAGTACGCGATCTTCTCGGGTCTGCTCCTCGCCCGCCACGGCTCGGCCCTCACGCCCTCCCATGTGGAGACGGCCTGGCACGAGTGGATCGCGGACCGCGACGAGGGCCCGTTCCGCGGCGCCGGCTTCAGCGAACGCGGCACCCTGGAGAACCTCCGCAGGGGCCTGGCCGCCCCCATCTCCGCCCAGCACCGTCACGCCTGGAGCGACGGCCTGGCCATGCGGGCGGCCCCCTTCGGGGTCTTCGCGGCGGGCCGTCCCGCGGAGGCCGCCCGCCTGGTGGCCGTCGACGGCTCGGTGAGCCACGACGGCGAGGGCATCTACGGCGGCCAGGCGGTCGCGGCGGGAGTGGCGGCGGCGATGGCGGGCGCACCGACGATCGCCGTGGTCGCCTCCGCGCTGGCGGTGATCCCGGACGACAGCTGGACGGCGAGGTCCCTGAGGAGGGCGGTGGCGGTGGCCCACCGGGGCGAACGCGCCGTCCGCTCCTCCGTCGTCATCGGCGGCTATCCCTGGACCGACCTGGCCCCGGAGGCGGTGGCCCTCGCCTTCGGCGCGTACGCGGCGGCGGACGGCGACTTCCGCGAGGCGGTGCTGACCGCGGTGAACATGGGGAGGGACGCGGACACCACGGCGGCGGTGGCGGGGGCGCTGGCGGGAGCGACACGGGGCGCGTCGGCGATCCCGGCCGAGTGGGCCGCGGCGATCGGCCCGGCGAAGGGCAGTTGCCTGCCGTCGATGGCGGGCCATCACGTGCTGGACGTGGCGGAGTTGCTGGTGACGGCCGAGGACGACAAGTGGGCGACGACCGGTCTCCCCCACCACTGGCCCCCACCCGACCCCGCCACCTTCACCCTGTCCCCGGCCACCGACCCGGAACCGGCCCGATGA
- a CDS encoding ADP-ribosylglycohydrolase family protein: MRPPAPWGETTSSTAAATPEAAPTDGDNPPQGPPAPDHETRTDTPTHTPQPNTPTTAPAPAPAPAPTDGDNPPQRPPAPDHKTRTDTPTTAPSLAPAPADGDNPPQGPPAPDHETRTGGAGGHTHAEGEAEATNPPPPPPQGRIHGLLLGLAAGDAAGWPAARHRAARMPDWTRRLTRELDTFAEQNATTTLPVPIALNQPPEPLRLGPSDDAEWAAFTAEALLRAGDDTALGDLTRARRTRAAIDLAWNALAAEVAAAADRAPEIESAVLPLRARISVRAGLGNLATGLRPPATGHDNPHYFDDAACVRACVLAVAHPGNPRPAADLAEFDARYTQDGDGVHGARAMAAAVSLALTGAPVEACVTAALTELPEETEIGRNARHALRLARTAGHAFALIPALEHEIVDHVYSYGIAAAETVPVALALATAAQGRIAEAVPAAACLSRVADSAPALAGALTGALGGATAIPATWRDTCRTLSGCALPRLTGTDLVELAGLLEAAQPPLPRG, from the coding sequence ATGAGACCACCGGCCCCGTGGGGCGAGACCACATCGAGCACAGCCGCAGCCACACCCGAAGCGGCACCCACCGACGGCGACAACCCCCCACAAGGACCACCCGCACCCGACCACGAAACCCGCACGGACACCCCCACCCACACACCACAACCGAACACACCCACAACCGCACCCGCACCCGCACCCGCACCCGCACCCACCGACGGCGACAACCCCCCACAAAGGCCACCCGCACCCGACCACAAAACCCGCACGGACACACCCACAACCGCCCCCTCACTCGCACCCGCACCCGCCGACGGCGACAACCCCCCACAAGGGCCACCCGCACCCGACCACGAAACCCGCACGGGTGGTGCGGGTGGGCACACCCATGCCGAAGGCGAAGCCGAGGCCACAAACCCGCCCCCACCGCCGCCGCAGGGAAGAATCCACGGCCTCCTCCTGGGCCTGGCCGCAGGCGACGCCGCCGGCTGGCCCGCCGCCCGCCACAGAGCCGCCCGCATGCCCGACTGGACCCGCCGCCTCACCCGCGAACTGGACACCTTCGCCGAGCAGAACGCCACCACCACCCTCCCCGTCCCCATCGCCCTGAACCAACCCCCCGAGCCCCTCCGCCTCGGCCCCTCCGACGACGCCGAATGGGCGGCCTTCACCGCGGAGGCCCTCCTCAGGGCAGGCGACGACACCGCCCTGGGCGACCTGACGAGAGCACGCCGTACGAGAGCCGCCATCGACCTCGCCTGGAACGCCCTCGCCGCCGAGGTCGCCGCGGCAGCGGACCGCGCTCCCGAGATCGAGTCCGCCGTCCTCCCCCTGCGCGCCCGCATCTCCGTGCGGGCCGGCCTCGGCAACCTCGCCACCGGCCTGCGCCCACCCGCCACCGGCCACGACAACCCGCACTACTTCGACGACGCGGCCTGCGTCAGGGCCTGCGTCCTCGCCGTGGCCCACCCCGGCAACCCCCGCCCCGCCGCCGACCTCGCCGAGTTCGACGCCCGCTACACCCAGGACGGGGACGGGGTGCACGGAGCCAGGGCGATGGCCGCGGCCGTCTCCCTGGCCCTGACCGGCGCCCCCGTCGAAGCCTGTGTGACGGCGGCGCTCACCGAGCTCCCCGAGGAGACGGAGATCGGCCGCAACGCCCGCCACGCCCTGCGCCTCGCCCGGACCGCAGGTCACGCCTTCGCTCTGATCCCCGCCCTGGAACACGAGATCGTCGACCACGTCTACAGCTACGGCATCGCCGCCGCCGAGACCGTCCCCGTGGCCCTCGCCCTGGCCACCGCCGCACAGGGCCGCATCGCCGAGGCTGTCCCCGCCGCGGCCTGTCTGTCCCGGGTGGCCGACTCGGCCCCGGCCCTGGCGGGCGCCCTGACCGGCGCACTCGGCGGAGCCACCGCGATCCCCGCCACCTGGCGGGACACCTGCCGCACCCTCTCCGGCTGCGCCCTGCCCCGCCTCACCGGCACGGACCTCGTGGAACTCGCCGGACTCCTGGAAGCCGCACAACCGCCCCTCCCGAGAGGATGA
- a CDS encoding ADP-ribosylglycohydrolase family protein has protein sequence MTPKIPESTLHERITGALVGAAVGDALGGPVEGYSPDQILERHAGRVHGIVGPWNGDAWRTARPIAPYHKGDGHVTDDTLLTHALIRVYDRVRDHLDAYAIADHLVPDLMTNPRWIPELEAEALPLHRVFLAEKWLVTRLHYGHVDPREAGVGNIVNCGAAMYMAPVGLVNAADPRAAYTEALDIAGAHQSSYGREAAGVLAAAVAAACEPGAGPDSVVTACLRLAKDGTRTAIEKVCEVAARHTDFESALRPLRDAVAPYDTVGPDYRAPSLGARRPSRLHSIEELPIALAMLLVAGGDYRHAVLGAVNYGRDCDSIATMAGAMAGALGSPVPDDWSKAVSEASRLDLWEPAATLTAVTREVFERDRAHRRTREAAFAELGGARCSD, from the coding sequence ATGACGCCCAAAATCCCGGAAAGCACCCTCCACGAACGCATCACCGGAGCCCTCGTGGGCGCGGCGGTGGGCGACGCCCTCGGCGGCCCGGTCGAGGGCTACTCCCCCGACCAGATCCTCGAACGCCACGCCGGCCGCGTCCACGGCATCGTCGGCCCCTGGAACGGCGACGCCTGGCGCACCGCCCGCCCCATCGCGCCGTACCACAAGGGCGACGGCCACGTCACCGACGACACCCTGCTCACCCACGCGCTGATCCGCGTCTACGACCGCGTCAGGGACCACCTCGACGCCTACGCGATCGCCGACCACCTGGTCCCCGACCTGATGACCAACCCGCGCTGGATCCCGGAACTGGAAGCGGAGGCGCTCCCCCTGCACCGCGTCTTCCTCGCGGAGAAGTGGCTGGTCACCCGTCTCCACTACGGACACGTCGACCCCCGGGAGGCAGGCGTCGGCAACATCGTCAACTGCGGTGCGGCGATGTACATGGCCCCGGTCGGCCTGGTCAACGCGGCCGACCCGCGGGCCGCCTACACCGAGGCCCTGGACATCGCGGGCGCCCACCAGTCGTCGTACGGCCGAGAGGCGGCGGGGGTCCTCGCGGCGGCGGTGGCCGCCGCGTGCGAGCCGGGCGCCGGCCCCGACTCGGTCGTGACGGCCTGTCTGCGGCTGGCGAAGGACGGGACGCGGACGGCGATCGAGAAGGTCTGCGAAGTGGCCGCCCGGCACACGGACTTCGAATCGGCCCTGCGCCCCCTGCGGGACGCGGTCGCTCCCTACGACACCGTCGGCCCCGACTACCGCGCCCCCTCCCTCGGCGCCCGCCGCCCCTCCCGTCTCCACTCGATCGAGGAACTCCCCATCGCCCTGGCGATGTTGCTGGTGGCCGGGGGCGACTACCGCCATGCGGTCCTCGGCGCGGTGAACTACGGCAGGGACTGCGACTCGATCGCCACCATGGCCGGGGCGATGGCGGGCGCGCTGGGCTCGCCGGTCCCGGACGACTGGTCGAAGGCGGTCTCGGAGGCGAGCCGCCTGGACCTGTGGGAACCGGCGGCGACGCTGACGGCCGTGACCCGGGAGGTCTTCGAGCGGGACAGGGCCCACCGCAGGACCCGTGAGGCGGCCTTCGCGGAACTCGGAGGCGCGAGATGCTCCGACTGA
- a CDS encoding ADP-ribosylglycohydrolase family protein, whose product MLRLTWVQPEDLIGHELRQATQDGREPSAVAARWRAAGGGQAPARAGASAEPASRYLRQLAEDLLDELADLPSVLADDEPTDLARIRARCPAWPAPASPAPLTRAALEAAWLGRAVGCLLGKPVEKLPLEAIRALARATGNWPLRTYFTAKGVPAELLAAHPWNRRSAATSLAENIDGMPEDDDLNYPLLNLLLLQRHGKAFTTADVARFWLDELPAGRTFTAERIAYRNLLQGLEPPGTARRRNPFREWIGALIRADVHGWTNPGDPAAAAEQAHRDATLTHTANGVYAAMFTAAVIAQAAATPDIRTCLRTGLGVVPPNSRLAKAITHAVRLAERHEDFDTVVDELHATYAATHHWVHAIPNTALIAAALTHADGDFTGSVRRAVGGGWDTDSNGATAGSIAALLAGAPEHLPDHWTAPLKNRLATSVADFNGTGFDTLAHLTHREAARP is encoded by the coding sequence ATGCTCCGACTGACCTGGGTCCAACCGGAGGACCTCATCGGCCACGAACTCCGCCAGGCGACCCAGGACGGCAGGGAACCGTCGGCCGTCGCGGCGCGATGGCGAGCCGCGGGAGGCGGCCAGGCACCGGCCCGGGCGGGCGCCTCGGCCGAGCCCGCGTCCAGGTATCTGCGGCAGCTCGCGGAGGACCTGCTGGACGAACTGGCGGACCTGCCCAGCGTGTTGGCCGACGACGAGCCCACCGACCTCGCGAGGATCAGGGCCCGCTGCCCGGCGTGGCCCGCGCCCGCCTCCCCCGCCCCCCTCACCAGGGCCGCCCTGGAAGCGGCCTGGCTGGGCCGGGCCGTGGGCTGCCTCCTGGGCAAACCCGTGGAGAAGCTCCCCCTCGAAGCCATCCGCGCACTCGCCCGGGCCACCGGCAACTGGCCCCTGCGCACCTACTTCACGGCGAAGGGCGTCCCCGCCGAACTCCTCGCCGCCCACCCCTGGAACCGCCGCTCCGCCGCCACCTCCCTCGCCGAGAACATCGACGGGATGCCCGAGGACGACGACCTCAACTACCCTTTGCTGAACCTGCTGTTGCTGCAACGCCACGGCAAGGCCTTCACCACCGCGGACGTGGCGCGCTTCTGGCTCGACGAGCTTCCCGCCGGCCGCACCTTCACCGCCGAACGGATCGCCTACCGCAACCTCCTCCAGGGCCTGGAACCCCCCGGAACGGCCCGCAGGCGCAACCCCTTCCGCGAATGGATCGGCGCCCTGATCCGCGCGGACGTGCACGGCTGGACCAACCCCGGCGACCCGGCGGCCGCGGCCGAACAGGCCCACCGGGACGCCACCCTCACCCACACGGCGAACGGCGTCTACGCGGCGATGTTCACGGCCGCCGTGATCGCCCAGGCCGCGGCCACCCCCGACATCCGCACCTGCCTGCGCACCGGCCTCGGTGTGGTCCCGCCGAACTCCCGGCTGGCGAAGGCGATCACCCACGCCGTCCGACTGGCCGAGCGGCACGAGGACTTCGACACGGTGGTGGACGAACTCCACGCCACCTACGCGGCGACCCACCACTGGGTCCACGCGATCCCCAACACCGCGCTGATCGCCGCCGCCCTCACCCACGCGGACGGCGACTTCACCGGCTCCGTCCGCCGGGCGGTCGGCGGCGGCTGGGACACCGACTCCAACGGCGCCACGGCAGGCAGCATCGCCGCCCTCCTGGCCGGCGCCCCGGAACACCTCCCCGACCACTGGACCGCCCCGCTGAAGAACCGCCTGGCGACCTCCGTGGCCGACTTCAACGGCACCGGCTTCGACACCCTGGCCCACCTCACCCACCGGGAGGCTGCTCGCCCATGA
- the rbsK gene encoding ribokinase, protein MTHIAVLGSTNMDLVAYVEKAPRRGETVTGREFRTIPGGKGANQAIAAARAGATVSMIGAVGNDGFGTRLRSTLEHSGVTTDHLRTIEGPSGTAHIVVDDEGGNAIVVIPGANGTVDHLAPGDEGLIASADALLLQLEIPLAAVLAGARTARSHGVRTILTPAPVQPLPAELLDATDLLVPNEHEATTLTGHTDPFTAGAALLDRVPRVVITLGEAGSLYLTRDAEPLAVPAPRVTAVDSTGAGDTYVGALAVALGEERPIREAMAWAAAAAALSVQREGASASMPYRSEIEARYTS, encoded by the coding sequence ATGACCCACATCGCCGTGCTCGGCAGCACGAACATGGACCTGGTCGCCTACGTCGAGAAGGCCCCCCGGCGCGGGGAGACCGTCACCGGCAGGGAGTTCCGTACGATCCCCGGCGGCAAGGGCGCCAACCAGGCGATCGCCGCGGCCCGCGCCGGCGCCACCGTCTCGATGATCGGCGCGGTCGGCAACGACGGTTTCGGCACCCGGCTGCGCTCCACCCTCGAACACTCCGGCGTCACCACCGACCACCTGCGCACCATCGAGGGCCCCTCCGGCACCGCCCACATCGTCGTGGACGACGAGGGCGGCAACGCGATCGTCGTCATCCCCGGCGCGAACGGCACCGTCGACCACCTCGCCCCCGGCGACGAGGGCCTGATCGCCTCGGCGGACGCCCTGCTCCTCCAGCTGGAGATCCCCCTGGCGGCGGTCCTCGCGGGCGCGCGGACGGCCCGCTCCCACGGCGTCCGGACAATCCTCACCCCCGCCCCGGTCCAGCCCCTGCCGGCCGAACTCCTCGACGCGACGGACCTGTTGGTGCCCAACGAACACGAGGCGACCACCCTCACCGGCCACACCGACCCGTTCACAGCGGGCGCCGCCCTCCTCGACCGCGTCCCGCGCGTGGTGATCACGCTGGGCGAGGCGGGCAGCCTGTATCTGACCCGGGACGCCGAACCCCTCGCCGTCCCCGCCCCACGGGTCACCGCGGTCGACTCCACGGGTGCGGGCGACACGTACGTGGGCGCCCTCGCCGTCGCCCTCGGCGAGGAACGGCCGATCCGGGAGGCGATGGCCTGGGCCGCCGCGGCCGCCGCCCTGTCCGTCCAGCGGGAAGGCGCCTCGGCGTCGATGCCCTACCGCTCCGAGATCGAAGCCCGGTACACGTCATGA
- a CDS encoding CoA transferase, producing MTETPLHGLRVLDTATLFAGPLAATLLGDFGAEVVKIEHPTKPDPSRGHGPSKDGIGLWWKVLGRNKRTITLDLSKPGGRTTFLRLAASADVVIENFRPGTLEKWDLGWPELSAANPRLVLTRVTGFGQFGPYADRPGFGTLAEAMSGFAAITGEPDAPPVLPPFGLADSIAGLATAYAVMTALAARERTGEGQVVDMALIEPILTVLGPQPTWYDQLGHVQERTGNRSANNAPRNTYRTADGTWVAVSTSAQSIAERVMHLVGRPELIDEPWFATGAERAAHADVLDAAVGSWIAARTRTDVLAAFEKAEAAIAPIQDVRDVMADPQYQALDTVTTVDDPELGPLRMQNVLFRLSATPGAIRWAGRPHGADTDRILTELGLSEAELAALRQEGAL from the coding sequence ATGACCGAGACCCCCCTGCACGGCCTGCGCGTGCTCGACACGGCCACCCTCTTCGCCGGCCCCCTCGCCGCCACCCTGCTCGGCGACTTCGGCGCCGAGGTCGTCAAGATCGAGCACCCCACCAAACCGGACCCCTCCCGCGGCCACGGCCCCTCCAAGGACGGCATCGGCCTGTGGTGGAAGGTCCTGGGCCGCAACAAGCGCACGATCACCCTGGACCTGTCCAAGCCGGGCGGCCGGACCACCTTCCTCAGGCTGGCCGCCTCCGCGGACGTCGTCATCGAGAACTTCCGCCCGGGCACCCTGGAGAAGTGGGACCTCGGCTGGCCCGAGCTGTCCGCCGCCAACCCCCGCCTGGTCCTCACCCGCGTCACGGGCTTCGGCCAGTTCGGCCCCTACGCCGACCGCCCCGGCTTCGGCACCCTCGCCGAGGCGATGAGCGGCTTCGCGGCGATCACCGGCGAACCGGACGCCCCGCCGGTGCTGCCGCCCTTCGGCCTGGCCGACTCCATCGCGGGCCTGGCCACGGCGTACGCGGTGATGACGGCGCTCGCGGCCCGGGAGCGCACCGGCGAGGGCCAGGTCGTCGACATGGCCCTCATCGAGCCGATCCTGACGGTCCTCGGACCCCAGCCGACCTGGTACGACCAGCTCGGCCACGTCCAGGAGCGCACCGGCAACCGCTCCGCCAACAACGCCCCCCGCAACACCTACCGCACCGCCGACGGCACCTGGGTCGCGGTCTCCACCTCGGCCCAGTCGATCGCGGAACGCGTGATGCACCTGGTCGGCCGCCCGGAGCTGATCGACGAACCCTGGTTCGCGACCGGCGCCGAGCGGGCCGCCCACGCCGACGTCCTCGACGCGGCGGTCGGCTCGTGGATCGCCGCACGCACCCGCACCGACGTCCTCGCGGCCTTCGAGAAGGCGGAGGCGGCGATCGCCCCGATCCAGGACGTCCGGGACGTGATGGCCGACCCGCAGTACCAGGCGCTCGACACCGTCACCACGGTCGACGACCCCGAGCTGGGCCCCCTGCGCATGCAGAACGTCCTCTTCCGGCTCTCCGCGACCCCCGGCGCGATCCGCTGGGCGGGCCGCCCGCACGGCGCGGACACGGACCGTATCCTGACGGAACTGGGCCTGAGCGAGGCCGAGTTGGCGGCCCTGCGCCAGGAGGGCGCCCTGTGA
- a CDS encoding CoA ester lyase — MRPYPLTWLYVPGDRPHVVDKALTAGADVVVVDLEDAVAPDRKRYAREATAERLGDPQPVPVHVRVNALAGPLAVADLAAMAGLPGVSGLRLPKVTAPAQIVRVARATARTEGGAAPPLYALLESALGIEHAYAVATAHPNLRGIALGEADLRADLGVRHDGGLDWARSRVVVAARAAALPPPSQSVHPDIRDLEGLRAGCAHGRALGFLGRAAVHPRQLPVIERAYLPTQEEIEQAETVLKAAEAHQGAQALADGTFIDAAVVTQAHRTLSLAHRG; from the coding sequence GTGAGGCCGTACCCGCTGACCTGGCTCTACGTGCCCGGCGACCGCCCGCACGTGGTGGACAAGGCTCTCACCGCGGGCGCCGACGTCGTGGTCGTCGACCTGGAGGACGCGGTCGCCCCCGACCGCAAGCGGTACGCCCGCGAGGCCACCGCCGAACGTCTCGGCGACCCCCAGCCGGTCCCGGTCCATGTACGGGTGAACGCCCTGGCCGGCCCCCTGGCGGTGGCGGACCTCGCGGCGATGGCCGGCCTCCCGGGCGTCTCCGGCCTCCGCCTGCCCAAGGTCACCGCCCCCGCCCAGATCGTCCGCGTCGCCCGGGCGACGGCCCGGACGGAAGGCGGCGCCGCCCCACCCCTGTACGCCCTCCTGGAGTCGGCCCTGGGCATCGAGCACGCCTACGCCGTCGCCACCGCCCACCCGAACCTGCGAGGCATCGCCCTCGGCGAGGCCGACCTCCGTGCCGACCTGGGCGTCCGGCACGACGGGGGCCTGGACTGGGCCCGCTCCCGGGTGGTCGTGGCGGCGCGGGCCGCGGCCCTTCCTCCCCCGTCCCAGTCGGTCCACCCCGACATCCGGGACCTGGAGGGTCTGCGGGCCGGCTGCGCCCACGGCCGTGCCCTGGGCTTCCTGGGCCGGGCGGCCGTCCATCCCCGCCAGCTCCCGGTGATCGAGCGGGCCTACCTCCCCACGCAGGAGGAGATCGAACAGGCGGAGACCGTCCTGAAGGCGGCGGAGGCCCACCAGGGGGCGCAGGCCCTGGCGGACGGCACCTTCATCGACGCGGCGGTGGTGACCCAGGCCCACCGCACCCTCTCCCTGGCCCATCGCGGCTGA
- the lgt gene encoding prolipoprotein diacylglyceryl transferase, with translation MELAYIPSPSRGVIHLGPIPLRGYAFCIIIGVFVAVWLGNKRWIARGGRVGTVADIAVWAVPFGLLGGRLYHVITDYELYFSEGRDWVDAFKIWEGGLGIWGAIALGAVGAWIGCRRRGIPLPAYADAIAPGIALAQAIGRWGNWFNQELYGKPTDLPWALHITSSTDGRVPGYYHPTFLYESLWCIGVALLVIWADRRFKLGHGRAFALYVAAYCAGRGWIEYMRIDDAHHILGLRLNVWTAIIVFLLAVTYIVVSAKKRPGREEVVEPGADTADGEAEDSEKTGADEKAEADEKVEAEGKTEAETAETADEAESAKKS, from the coding sequence ATGGAACTTGCCTACATTCCCAGCCCGTCGCGCGGGGTGATCCACCTCGGTCCCATCCCGCTGCGTGGCTACGCGTTCTGCATCATCATCGGCGTCTTCGTCGCGGTCTGGCTCGGCAACAAGCGCTGGATCGCCCGTGGCGGGCGGGTCGGCACGGTGGCCGACATCGCGGTCTGGGCCGTGCCGTTCGGACTGCTAGGCGGCCGCCTCTACCACGTGATCACGGACTACGAGCTGTACTTCAGCGAGGGCCGTGACTGGGTCGACGCCTTCAAGATCTGGGAGGGCGGCCTCGGCATCTGGGGCGCGATCGCGCTCGGTGCGGTGGGCGCGTGGATCGGCTGCCGCCGCCGGGGCATCCCGCTCCCGGCCTACGCCGACGCCATCGCCCCCGGTATCGCCCTCGCGCAGGCCATCGGCCGCTGGGGCAACTGGTTCAACCAGGAGCTGTACGGCAAGCCGACCGACCTGCCGTGGGCCCTGCACATCACCTCCTCCACGGACGGCCGGGTGCCGGGCTACTACCACCCGACCTTCCTGTACGAGTCGCTGTGGTGCATCGGCGTCGCCCTGCTGGTCATCTGGGCCGACCGCCGCTTCAAGCTGGGCCACGGGCGGGCGTTCGCGCTGTACGTCGCCGCGTACTGCGCGGGGCGCGGCTGGATCGAGTACATGCGGATCGACGACGCCCACCACATCCTCGGGCTCCGGCTCAACGTCTGGACCGCGATCATCGTGTTCCTGCTCGCGGTGACGTACATCGTGGTGTCGGCGAAGAAGCGGCCGGGACGCGAGGAGGTCGTCGAGCCGGGCGCGGACACCGCCGACGGCGAGGCCGAGGACAGCGAGAAGACCGGCGCCGACGAGAAGGCAGAGGCCGACGAGAAGGTGGAGGCCGAGGGGAAGACCGAGGCCGAGACGGCCGAGACGGCCGACGAGGCCGAGTCGGCGAAGAAGTCCTGA
- a CDS encoding thioredoxin domain-containing protein: protein MSEKNREGKRTARERLAEERAKQRTAEKRRRVLIVGASVVCVLGLAAVIGVVAANAGKDKDSDASGPVVVPSGANGQDSLAIPVGEEGARSTLVVWEDFRCPACKAFETAYRPTIHELTGSGKLKVEYHLATIIDGNMGGTGSRNAANAAACAQDVGKFPAYHDVLYENQPAETSDDYAKNEKLLDLAQKVDGLDTPAFRTCVEKGTHNSWVEKSAAAFRNGGFSGTPTVLLNGKNIYQDQTMTPAKLKQQVQEAAKGQ from the coding sequence GTGAGCGAGAAGAACCGTGAGGGAAAGCGCACCGCCCGGGAGCGGCTGGCGGAGGAGCGCGCGAAGCAGAGGACCGCGGAGAAGCGGCGCCGGGTGCTGATCGTGGGGGCGAGCGTGGTCTGCGTCCTCGGTCTCGCGGCCGTGATCGGTGTCGTCGCGGCCAACGCGGGCAAGGACAAGGACAGCGACGCCTCGGGCCCGGTCGTGGTGCCCTCGGGGGCCAACGGCCAGGACAGCCTGGCCATCCCGGTCGGCGAGGAGGGGGCCAGGTCGACGCTGGTCGTCTGGGAGGACTTCCGCTGCCCGGCCTGCAAGGCATTCGAGACGGCGTACCGCCCGACGATCCACGAGCTCACCGGGTCCGGCAAGCTCAAGGTCGAGTACCACCTGGCCACGATCATCGACGGCAACATGGGCGGCACCGGCTCGCGCAACGCGGCCAACGCCGCGGCCTGCGCCCAGGACGTGGGCAAGTTCCCGGCGTACCACGACGTGTTGTACGAGAACCAGCCCGCCGAGACCAGCGACGACTACGCGAAGAACGAGAAGCTGCTCGACCTGGCGCAGAAGGTCGACGGCCTGGACACCCCCGCGTTCCGCACCTGTGTCGAGAAGGGCACCCACAACAGCTGGGTCGAGAAGTCGGCGGCGGCGTTCCGCAACGGCGGCTTCAGCGGCACGCCGACCGTCCTGCTGAACGGCAAGAACATCTACCAGGACCAGACGATGACTCCGGCGAAGCTGAAGCAGCAGGTGCAGGAAGCCGCCAAGGGGCAGTGA
- the trpA gene encoding tryptophan synthase subunit alpha, with translation MSGNIQLLTDTLAAARAEGRSALIAYLPAGFPTVDGGIEAIKAAFDGGADVVEVGLPHSDPVLDGPVIQTADDIALRGGVKIADVMRTVKETHAATGKPVLVMTYWNPIDRYGVERFTAELAEAGGAGCILPDLPVQESALWREHAEKHGLATVFVVAPSSKDARLAEITAAGSGFVYAASLMGVTGTRESVGAQAQDLVERTRATGSDLPVCVGLGVSNAAQAAEVAGFADGVIVGSAFVKRMLDAPDDRAGVEGVRALAGELAKGVRRQA, from the coding sequence GTGAGCGGGAACATCCAGCTGTTGACCGACACCCTCGCCGCCGCCAGGGCCGAGGGACGGTCCGCGCTCATCGCCTACCTCCCGGCCGGGTTCCCGACCGTGGACGGCGGCATCGAGGCGATCAAGGCCGCCTTCGACGGCGGCGCGGACGTCGTCGAGGTCGGTCTGCCGCACAGCGACCCCGTCCTCGACGGCCCCGTCATCCAGACCGCCGACGACATCGCCCTGCGCGGCGGCGTCAAGATCGCGGACGTGATGCGGACGGTGAAGGAGACCCACGCGGCCACCGGGAAGCCGGTGCTCGTGATGACGTACTGGAACCCCATCGACCGCTACGGCGTCGAGCGCTTCACCGCCGAGCTCGCCGAGGCGGGCGGCGCGGGCTGCATCCTGCCCGACCTGCCCGTGCAGGAGTCGGCGCTGTGGCGGGAGCACGCCGAGAAGCACGGGCTCGCCACGGTCTTCGTGGTCGCGCCCAGCAGCAAGGACGCACGGCTCGCCGAGATCACCGCGGCCGGCAGCGGGTTCGTGTACGCAGCCTCGCTGATGGGCGTCACCGGTACCCGCGAGTCGGTGGGCGCCCAGGCGCAGGACCTCGTCGAGCGGACCCGGGCCACCGGCAGCGACCTGCCGGTCTGCGTCGGGCTCGGTGTCTCCAACGCGGCGCAGGCCGCCGAGGTGGCCGGCTTCGCCGACGGTGTGATCGTCGGCTCGGCCTTCGTGAAGCGGATGCTGGACGCGCCGGACGACAGGGCCGGCGTCGAGGGCGTCCGCGCGCTCGCGGGCGAGCTGGCCAAGGGCGTGCGCCGACAGGCGTAG